A stretch of Myxococcus hansupus DNA encodes these proteins:
- a CDS encoding non-ribosomal peptide synthetase, with product MDVCRTRATAQPGDWIYTFLDDMGEHALTYAELDAGARAVAALLQRHLSPGERALLLYPPGREYALGFLACLYAGVVAVPAYPPDPMRLGRTLPRLQALIADCGARVALTTTFIADMVEPLTEGAPDLRALRWLATDAVPASEAEAWRAPELSGDTVAFLQYTSGSTGTPRGVVLRHRHLLHNSWLIARGFDASPQPVGVLWLPPYHDMGLIGGLLQPLFRDIPTVLLPPMSFLQRPLGWLEAVSRFGGTVCGGPNFAFDLCVRKSTPEQRAALDLSRWEVAFCGAEPVRADTLERFAEAFAPAGFRREAFYPCYGLAEGTLIVSGGARAAVPVARRFSREGLLHGEAKPPERDSAETVLVGCGQSLGDQDLRVVDPRTGRPCEPGRVGELWVRGPSVADGYWQRPEETERTFHGRLADSGEGPYLRTGDLGVLDGGEVFITGRLKDLLVLRGRNFYPQDLEHSAERSHPGARPGCGAAFSVDVEGEERLVLVQEVSSKVASEADAGEVAAHIRAALGEAHGVAPHAVVLISAGSLPKTSSGKVQRRASREAFLTGALDVVLAWREAGVDAQRAGPPLASPADAPVTAAASDDVLAVLAARVAPLLGVAVQALDVEAPLTHAGLDSLRALEVLHAVEEGWGVSPPVAYLLQGPSLRDVARWVEQARAEGAEAGLEPSADTHDGDADVMSDGQRALWFLQRLAPGSTAYLVSHAVRFTTPVDAGALGRAFAQLVARHPALSSAFPEHEGAPVLRRADAPPILERTEAAGWTDDVLSERLHEEAHRPFDLERGPLMRVRLYTGARGGDVLLLAMHHLITDFWSLEVLAGELGALYSAEVQGALARVPSPPPSAAGILQALARRRSGARTEVLQRWWRERLGGELPVLELPTSGPRPRLQSFRGASVSFRVSPQTSARLKDLARAHGATPFMVLLAGYLSFLRRYSGQEDLIVGTPTAGRPRADLSRQLGYFVNPVALRAHVPRALSFSGLVAQVRTTVLEALEHQELPFPRLVEQLQPRRDPSRAPVFQTMFALQSGRPGSEPLGAFAVGAPGARARLGELSVESVPLRPSGAAFDLSLVMAEVDGAFAARLEYCADLFDNAAAARMVHHLGALLDAAAAQPDLPLVDLPWLAEKERRALLARGRKRHDARGEVVAGMVQRVESWARATPDAPALAAGPKRWSYRELSAWVDRLAARLRRQGVGPEVRVGTLLERGSPEQVVAFLAVLKAGGTVVPLDPTYPPGRVSWTLSDAGARVLLAHERYAQRLEPLDAVTVLRWEAFDGASDGVSEVSPPGGAEPLADSAAYICYTSGSTGRPKGVVVTYRGAAQLCESFARGLPIGPGSRVFLFASPAFDMSVSDYVAAWSSGSALHVSPGAPPMGDALYRLLVEQRITSVMLPPSVALLLPEGPLPDLKLFMVGAESCPASLVSRFAEGRAFINAYGPTEVTVCATWARLAPDDAGPVAIGSALPHLDVYVLDEAHQPVPEGVAGELYVGGLSLARGYLDRPDLTAERFVPDPHGEVPGARLYRTGDVVRWRADGQLDYLGRADAQLKLRGFRIEPGEVEVALRELLGMRQAHVTAWRPSTVAEPRLVAYVVPPPGDVLPPGEMRARLRERLPEQLVPTDFVVLESLPMLVSGKVDTRALPKPALTVSPEGKPRTQMETQVAVAWAEALGLPAVDVHAHFFDDLGGSSLSVVRACSRLVEALGRDVPITHFFEHPTVHALARRLQAEARPDDSTDVKHQSRAEARRQALQRRGGRNPRGHG from the coding sequence GTGGACGTGTGCCGGACCCGCGCCACGGCGCAGCCCGGCGATTGGATCTACACGTTCCTCGACGACATGGGCGAGCACGCCCTTACGTACGCGGAGTTGGACGCGGGCGCACGCGCCGTGGCGGCGCTGCTCCAGCGGCACCTGTCGCCGGGTGAACGTGCGCTGCTGCTGTATCCCCCGGGGCGTGAATATGCCCTGGGCTTCCTGGCGTGTCTCTACGCCGGCGTGGTGGCGGTGCCCGCGTATCCACCGGACCCGATGCGCCTGGGCCGCACGTTGCCGAGGCTCCAGGCGCTGATCGCCGATTGCGGCGCGCGGGTGGCGCTGACGACGACGTTCATCGCGGACATGGTGGAGCCCCTCACCGAGGGCGCGCCGGACCTGCGCGCCCTGCGCTGGCTGGCCACGGACGCGGTGCCCGCGAGCGAAGCGGAGGCGTGGCGCGCGCCCGAGCTGAGCGGGGACACGGTGGCCTTCCTCCAGTACACCTCCGGGTCGACGGGGACGCCGCGCGGCGTGGTGCTGCGGCACCGTCACCTGCTGCACAACTCGTGGCTGATCGCGCGGGGCTTCGACGCGAGCCCCCAGCCCGTGGGCGTCCTCTGGCTGCCGCCGTACCACGACATGGGGCTGATTGGCGGCCTGCTCCAGCCGTTGTTCCGCGACATTCCCACGGTGTTGCTACCTCCCATGTCCTTCCTCCAGCGCCCCCTGGGTTGGCTGGAGGCGGTGTCGCGCTTCGGCGGGACGGTGTGCGGCGGGCCCAACTTCGCGTTCGACCTGTGCGTGCGCAAGAGCACCCCGGAGCAGCGGGCGGCGTTGGACTTGAGCCGGTGGGAGGTCGCGTTCTGCGGCGCGGAGCCGGTGCGCGCGGACACGCTGGAGCGCTTCGCGGAGGCCTTCGCGCCCGCCGGCTTCCGGCGCGAGGCCTTCTATCCCTGCTACGGACTGGCGGAAGGCACGCTGATTGTCTCGGGCGGCGCGCGCGCGGCGGTGCCGGTGGCGCGGCGCTTCTCGCGGGAGGGGTTGCTGCACGGCGAGGCGAAGCCGCCCGAGCGGGATTCGGCGGAGACCGTGCTGGTGGGCTGTGGGCAGTCGCTGGGAGACCAGGACCTGCGGGTGGTGGACCCTCGGACGGGCCGTCCCTGCGAGCCGGGCCGCGTGGGTGAGCTCTGGGTGCGGGGCCCGAGCGTGGCGGACGGCTACTGGCAGCGGCCGGAGGAGACGGAGCGCACGTTCCACGGGCGGTTGGCGGACTCGGGCGAGGGGCCCTATCTGCGCACCGGTGACCTGGGCGTCCTCGACGGCGGTGAGGTGTTCATCACCGGCCGGCTGAAGGACTTGCTGGTGCTGCGCGGGCGCAACTTCTATCCGCAGGACCTGGAGCACTCGGCGGAGCGCAGCCACCCCGGCGCGCGGCCCGGCTGTGGCGCCGCGTTCTCCGTGGACGTGGAGGGCGAGGAGCGCCTGGTGCTGGTGCAGGAGGTCTCCTCCAAGGTCGCGTCGGAGGCGGACGCGGGCGAAGTCGCCGCCCACATCCGCGCGGCGCTGGGCGAGGCGCACGGCGTGGCGCCGCATGCCGTGGTGCTCATCTCCGCCGGCTCGCTGCCGAAGACGTCGAGCGGCAAGGTGCAGCGGCGCGCCTCTCGTGAGGCCTTCCTGACGGGGGCCCTGGACGTGGTGCTCGCGTGGCGGGAGGCGGGCGTTGACGCGCAGCGCGCCGGGCCGCCCCTGGCGTCACCCGCCGACGCACCTGTGACCGCGGCGGCGAGCGATGACGTACTCGCGGTGCTCGCGGCCCGGGTGGCACCGCTGCTGGGCGTGGCCGTTCAGGCGCTGGACGTGGAGGCGCCACTGACACACGCCGGGCTTGACTCCCTGCGGGCGTTGGAGGTGCTGCACGCGGTGGAGGAGGGCTGGGGCGTCTCTCCGCCCGTCGCGTATCTGCTCCAGGGCCCGAGCCTGCGAGACGTGGCGCGCTGGGTGGAGCAGGCCCGTGCCGAGGGCGCCGAGGCCGGCCTCGAGCCTTCCGCCGACACGCACGACGGTGACGCGGACGTCATGTCCGACGGGCAGCGGGCGCTGTGGTTCCTCCAGCGCCTGGCACCGGGCAGCACGGCGTACCTGGTGTCACACGCGGTGCGCTTCACCACGCCCGTCGACGCCGGGGCCCTGGGCCGCGCGTTCGCACAACTCGTCGCCCGCCACCCCGCGTTGTCCTCCGCGTTTCCGGAACATGAGGGCGCGCCGGTGCTTCGTCGCGCCGACGCGCCCCCCATCTTGGAGCGGACCGAGGCCGCGGGCTGGACGGACGACGTGCTGAGCGAGCGGCTCCACGAGGAGGCGCATCGTCCCTTCGACCTGGAGCGCGGCCCGCTGATGCGGGTCCGGCTCTACACGGGGGCGCGGGGGGGCGATGTCCTGCTGCTCGCCATGCACCATCTCATCACGGACTTCTGGTCGTTGGAGGTGCTGGCCGGGGAGCTGGGGGCGCTGTACAGCGCGGAGGTCCAAGGTGCTTTGGCGCGGGTGCCATCTCCGCCGCCTTCCGCCGCGGGCATCCTCCAGGCGCTCGCGCGGCGGCGTTCCGGAGCGAGGACGGAAGTCCTTCAACGCTGGTGGCGCGAGCGGCTGGGCGGTGAGCTGCCGGTGCTGGAGCTGCCCACTTCCGGACCACGGCCCCGGCTTCAGTCGTTCCGGGGCGCCAGCGTTTCGTTCCGCGTGTCGCCGCAGACCTCCGCGCGCTTGAAGGACCTGGCGCGAGCGCATGGCGCCACGCCGTTCATGGTGCTGCTGGCGGGCTACCTGTCGTTCCTGCGCCGCTACTCGGGGCAGGAGGACCTGATTGTCGGCACGCCCACCGCCGGGCGTCCGCGCGCGGACCTGTCGCGCCAGCTCGGCTACTTCGTCAACCCCGTGGCACTGCGCGCCCACGTGCCTCGCGCGCTGTCCTTCTCCGGGCTGGTGGCCCAGGTCCGGACCACGGTGCTGGAAGCGTTGGAGCATCAGGAGCTGCCGTTCCCCCGGCTCGTCGAGCAACTGCAGCCGCGCAGGGACCCTTCGCGCGCGCCGGTCTTCCAGACGATGTTCGCCCTGCAGTCCGGCCGCCCAGGAAGCGAACCCCTGGGCGCATTCGCCGTCGGGGCACCGGGGGCGCGGGCGCGGCTGGGCGAGCTGTCGGTCGAGTCCGTCCCCTTGCGTCCGTCCGGCGCGGCCTTCGACCTCTCCCTGGTGATGGCGGAGGTGGACGGCGCCTTCGCGGCGCGGCTGGAGTACTGCGCCGACCTCTTCGACAACGCCGCCGCCGCCCGCATGGTGCACCACCTGGGCGCGCTGCTGGACGCCGCCGCGGCTCAGCCGGACCTGCCGCTGGTGGACCTGCCCTGGCTCGCGGAGAAGGAGCGCCGCGCGCTGCTCGCGCGTGGAAGGAAGCGTCACGACGCACGGGGAGAAGTGGTCGCCGGGATGGTCCAGCGGGTGGAGTCCTGGGCCCGTGCGACACCGGATGCACCCGCGCTCGCCGCCGGGCCGAAGCGCTGGTCCTACCGTGAGCTGTCGGCGTGGGTTGACCGGCTGGCCGCGCGGCTGCGGCGCCAGGGCGTGGGCCCCGAGGTCCGCGTCGGCACGCTGCTGGAGCGGGGGAGTCCCGAACAGGTGGTGGCCTTCCTCGCCGTCCTGAAGGCGGGCGGCACCGTGGTGCCGTTGGACCCCACGTATCCTCCGGGCCGGGTGTCGTGGACGTTGTCGGACGCGGGCGCGCGGGTACTCCTGGCGCACGAACGGTACGCCCAGCGGTTGGAGCCGCTCGACGCCGTGACGGTGCTGCGCTGGGAAGCGTTCGACGGTGCTTCGGACGGCGTCTCGGAGGTGTCACCGCCCGGAGGGGCCGAGCCCCTCGCCGATTCCGCGGCCTACATTTGCTACACGTCCGGCAGCACGGGCCGACCCAAGGGCGTGGTGGTGACCTACCGGGGGGCCGCGCAACTGTGCGAGTCCTTCGCCAGGGGCCTGCCCATCGGTCCGGGTTCACGGGTGTTCTTGTTCGCCTCGCCCGCGTTCGACATGTCCGTGTCGGACTACGTGGCGGCCTGGTCCTCGGGCAGCGCGCTTCACGTGTCGCCGGGAGCGCCGCCCATGGGCGACGCGCTGTACCGGCTGCTGGTGGAGCAGCGCATCACCTCGGTGATGCTGCCGCCCTCCGTGGCCCTGCTTCTTCCGGAAGGACCGTTGCCGGACCTGAAGCTCTTCATGGTCGGCGCGGAGTCGTGTCCCGCGAGCCTCGTGTCCCGCTTCGCGGAAGGCCGCGCGTTCATCAACGCGTATGGCCCCACCGAGGTGACCGTGTGCGCCACGTGGGCACGTCTCGCACCGGACGACGCGGGCCCGGTCGCCATTGGCAGCGCCTTGCCGCATCTGGATGTCTACGTGCTCGACGAGGCGCACCAGCCCGTCCCCGAGGGCGTGGCGGGCGAGCTCTACGTGGGTGGACTGTCCCTGGCCCGTGGCTACCTGGACCGCCCGGACCTCACCGCCGAGCGCTTCGTTCCGGACCCGCATGGTGAGGTGCCCGGGGCCCGGCTCTACCGGACGGGCGACGTCGTCCGTTGGCGCGCGGATGGTCAGCTCGACTACCTGGGCCGCGCGGACGCGCAACTGAAGCTTCGCGGCTTTCGCATCGAGCCCGGCGAGGTGGAGGTGGCGCTGCGCGAGTTGCTGGGCATGCGGCAGGCCCACGTCACCGCGTGGCGCCCATCCACCGTCGCGGAGCCACGGCTGGTCGCGTACGTCGTGCCGCCGCCGGGAGACGTCCTCCCGCCAGGCGAGATGCGCGCGCGGCTGCGTGAGCGGCTGCCGGAGCAGCTTGTGCCCACGGACTTCGTGGTCCTGGAGTCCTTGCCCATGTTGGTCTCCGGGAAGGTGGACACGCGGGCGCTGCCGAAGCCCGCGCTCACCGTGTCTCCGGAAGGCAAGCCTCGCACGCAGATGGAGACCCAGGTCGCGGTTGCGTGGGCGGAGGCGCTGGGGCTGCCCGCCGTGGATGTGCACGCGCACTTCTTCGACGACCTGGGCGGCAGCTCGCTGTCCGTGGTGCGTGCCTGTTCGCGGCTGGTCGAGGCGCTGGGCCGCGACGTCCCCATCACGCACTTCTTCGAACATCCCACCGTCCACGCGCTCGCCCGGCGGCTGCAAGCCGAGGCGCGGCCGGACGACTCCACCGATGTGAAGCACCAGTCGCGCGCGGAGGCCCGCAGGCAGGCCCTCCAGCGGCGCGGAGGAAGGAACCCCCGAGGCCATGGCTGA